The sequence below is a genomic window from Leisingera sp. M658.
CGCAAAAGCAGCAGCGGTGCCACCCTGCGCGACAGGCTGAGCGGCAGCCGCATCGCCAGTGCCAGCGGCAGCAGGAGCGCGGCCTGGGCAGCAAAGCGGAAAAAGACGATCTGGGCGACCGGCACCCGGTTGGTCAGCAGTTTTGCGATGGCATCCCCCAGCGGGATAACCATGCAAAAGCCCAGCATCAGGGCGATGCCGAGGAGGGGGCGGTCCTGTGTCATGGCGCCACGCTAGGCCTGCACGGTGTACGGCGCAAGCTGGAGTTGCGGGGAAAGGAGGGGCGTGGCCCCCTTTGGGACGTGGCGCGCAGCGATATGGCCCGCGCCTGACCTTACCCCCGGTCAGGCGCGGGCCTTGTGGTTCGCTAGCCTTGCAGGAAACGCCGTTGCCTCAGCAGTTGGGCACGTTCACGGCGAGGCCGCCGAGCGAGGTTTCCTTATACTTGTCGTGCATGTCGGCGCCGGTCTGGCGCATGGTCTCGATGCAGGCGTCCAGCGGTACGAAATGCTGGCCGTCGCCACGCAGGGCAAGGGATGCGGCAGAGACCGCTTTGATTGCCGCCAGCCCGTTGCGTTCGATACAGGGGACCTGCACCAGGCCCTTCACGGGGTCGCAGGTCATGCCCAGGTGATGCTCCAGCGCGATTTCAGCGGCGTTTTCCACCTGTTCCGGCGTGCCGCCCATGACGGCGCAGAGGCCCGCGGCGGACATCGCGGCGGCCGAGCCGACCTCAGCCTGGCAGCCTGCCTCGGCGCCGGAAATCGACGCGTTGAATTTCACCAGGCCGGCAATGGCGGCGGCGGTCAGCAGGAAGTCCTCAATGTGGGTCTCAGACGCGCCAGGCACATGGTCTAGGTAATAGCGGATCACCGCGGGCAGGGTGCCGGCAGCGCCATTGGTCGGCGCAGTCACAACCTGGCCGCCGGCCGCGTTTTCCTCGTTCACCGCCATCGCATAGACGCTCATCCAGTCGTTGATGGTGTGCGGCGCAGTCAGGTTCATGCCGCGTTCGGCCATCAGCGCGTCATAGATGCCCTTGGCGCGGCGGCGGACTTTCAATCCGCCGGGCAGGATGCCGTCACGCTCCAGACCG
It includes:
- a CDS encoding L-serine ammonia-lyase, which encodes MFLSVFDMFKVGIGPSSSHTMGPMVAAARFLDLMRASPFEFHGLRASLHGSLAFTGVGHATDRATILGLGGFVAHDYDDAKATAFLAELDKTHTMQPEGLGELHFDPKADMIFDYDHALPGHSNGMILMATDAQGDVILKQVYYSIGGGFVVTEEEHAQGKATDEGDPVPFPFKSAAEMLEMAKSSGKSIAGMKRANEIARGCEVSLAKGTARIWQVMNDCINRGLERDGILPGGLKVRRRAKGIYDALMAERGMNLTAPHTINDWMSVYAMAVNEENAAGGQVVTAPTNGAAGTLPAVIRYYLDHVPGASETHIEDFLLTAAAIAGLVKFNASISGAEAGCQAEVGSAAAMSAAGLCAVMGGTPEQVENAAEIALEHHLGMTCDPVKGLVQVPCIERNGLAAIKAVSAASLALRGDGQHFVPLDACIETMRQTGADMHDKYKETSLGGLAVNVPNC